A portion of the Geminocystis sp. M7585_C2015_104 genome contains these proteins:
- a CDS encoding ribulose bisphosphate carboxylase small subunit — protein sequence MAAPPTPWSRNLAEPTIHETAYVHSFSNLIGDVRVGANVLIAPGTSIRADEGTPFYIGDNSNIQDGVVIHGLEKGRVKGDDGKEYSVWIGRNTCITHLALIHGPAYVGDNCFIGFRSTVFNARVGHGCIVMMHVLIQDVEIPPGKYVPSGSIITTQQQADRLPDVQPEDREFAAHVVQINEALAMGYQCIENAACINAVRAESARLGESNTQLSNDSGEIMTVSTDIAGQVRSLLRQGYQIGVEHANPRRFKTKSWLTAPLRATGEAAILRELESLLREYAGEYVRLIGIDPNGKRRVAEVIIQRPGESPSVSTTPSTRVTVNSSNTASTSGAGNASWTDEVRALIQGGYQIGVEHANPRRFKTKSWLTAGSINTKSVQEAISAIEGYLRQFEGEYVQIVGVDPASKRRVSETIIQRPGSGSPEINKNNYTAPTSSHNGASVTTTTGGRLSQEAIAQVRSLLAQGYQIGTEHATVRRFKTNSWQSCAPIQSKNEREVIAALEACLKEHDGEYVRLIGIDPTAKRRVLEMIIQRPDGVPGGSSTSVNSKSTNVNGNGKSVNGAVATTSLSPEVVSQVRSLLAQGYQIGTEHATVRRFKTNSWQSCAPIQSRNESEVLRALEACLKEHSGEYVRLIGIEPTAKRRVLETIIQRP from the coding sequence ATGGCAGCTCCCCCAACCCCTTGGTCGAGAAACCTGGCGGAACCGACTATCCATGAGACCGCCTACGTGCACTCCTTTTCCAACCTCATAGGGGATGTGAGGGTGGGGGCCAATGTCCTCATTGCGCCCGGCACTTCTATTCGGGCCGATGAGGGGACTCCCTTCTACATCGGCGACAACAGCAACATTCAAGACGGCGTTGTCATCCACGGTTTGGAAAAGGGACGAGTCAAGGGGGACGACGGGAAGGAGTATTCTGTCTGGATTGGTCGTAATACCTGTATAACCCACCTAGCTCTCATCCATGGCCCCGCTTACGTGGGGGATAATTGTTTTATAGGGTTCCGTTCTACTGTTTTCAATGCCAGGGTGGGGCATGGCTGCATCGTAATGATGCACGTGTTGATCCAGGATGTGGAAATCCCCCCTGGTAAGTATGTCCCCTCGGGCTCCATTATCACCACCCAGCAACAGGCGGATCGCCTCCCGGATGTCCAACCAGAAGATAGGGAGTTCGCCGCCCACGTGGTTCAAATTAATGAGGCCCTTGCCATGGGCTATCAGTGCATCGAAAATGCCGCCTGTATAAATGCCGTGAGGGCAGAAAGTGCCCGCCTGGGCGAAAGTAACACGCAACTCAGTAATGATTCGGGGGAGATTATGACTGTAAGTACAGATATTGCTGGCCAGGTGCGTTCCCTTTTAAGACAGGGGTACCAAATCGGGGTGGAACATGCCAACCCCCGTCGTTTTAAAACCAAGTCCTGGTTGACTGCACCCCTGCGGGCTACTGGGGAAGCAGCCATTCTCAGAGAGTTGGAATCCCTGCTGCGGGAATATGCCGGGGAGTATGTTCGCCTCATTGGCATTGACCCCAATGGCAAACGCCGTGTTGCTGAGGTCATTATCCAACGCCCCGGGGAAAGCCCCTCTGTTTCTACCACCCCCTCCACTCGGGTGACTGTTAACAGTAGCAATACTGCTTCTACCAGTGGGGCCGGTAATGCCAGTTGGACTGACGAGGTGCGGGCTCTAATCCAAGGGGGTTATCAAATTGGGGTAGAACACGCCAACCCCCGTCGCTTTAAGACCAAATCCTGGCTCACCGCGGGCAGTATCAACACCAAGTCCGTTCAAGAGGCTATTAGTGCCATTGAAGGCTATCTTCGTCAGTTTGAAGGGGAGTATGTCCAAATTGTGGGGGTCGATCCCGCCAGCAAACGTCGTGTTTCTGAAACCATCATCCAACGCCCCGGCTCCGGTAGTCCAGAGATAAACAAAAATAACTACACCGCTCCCACCTCCTCCCACAATGGCGCCTCGGTGACTACTACCACTGGCGGCCGCCTCAGCCAGGAGGCCATCGCCCAGGTGCGTTCCCTTCTGGCTCAAGGCTATCAAATTGGCACCGAGCATGCCACAGTCCGTCGCTTTAAGACTAATTCCTGGCAATCCTGTGCCCCTATTCAGAGCAAGAATGAGCGGGAAGTCATAGCCGCTTTGGAAGCCTGCCTTAAGGAACATGATGGGGAATATGTCCGCCTGATTGGCATTGACCCCACCGCTAAACGCCGGGTATTGGAGATGATTATCCAACGCCCTGACGGTGTCCCCGGTGGTAGTAGCACTTCTGTAAATAGTAAATCTACAAACGTGAACGGCAATGGCAAGAGTGTAAACGGGGCTGTTGCCACCACCAGTTTGTCCCCAGAAGTGGTGTCCCAAGTACGTTCCCTCCTGGCTCAAGGCTATCAAATCGGGACTGAGCATGCCACGGTTCGTCGCTTTAAAACCAACTCTTGGCAATCCTGTGCCCCTATCCAAAGTCGTAATGAGTCCGAGGTGCTGCGAGCCCTGGAAGCCTGTCTGAAAGAACACTCTGGGGAGTATGTACGTCTGATTGGCATTGAGCCCACCGCCAAACGTCGTGTCCTAGAAACCATCATCCAAAGACCGTAA
- a CDS encoding carbon dioxide-concentrating mechanism protein CcmK: MSIAVGMVETLGFPAVVEAADAMVKAARVTLVGYEKIGSGRVTVIVRGDVSEVQASVAAGIENAKRVKGGQVLSHHIIARPHENLEYVLPIRYTEEVEQFRESVNPRPLSRP; this comes from the coding sequence ATGTCAATCGCAGTTGGAATGGTGGAAACCCTGGGCTTTCCAGCGGTGGTAGAAGCGGCAGACGCCATGGTAAAGGCAGCCCGGGTTACCTTAGTGGGTTATGAAAAAATAGGCAGTGGCCGCGTCACTGTAATCGTCAGGGGCGATGTATCCGAAGTACAAGCATCCGTGGCAGCTGGCATTGAAAATGCCAAAAGGGTAAAAGGAGGACAGGTTTTGTCCCACCACATCATCGCCCGTCCCCATGAAAACCTCGAGTACGTCCTGCCAATCCGTTACACCGAAGAGGTAGAACAGTTCAGAGAAAGTGTTAATCCTCGCCCCCTGAGCCGCCCCTAG
- a CDS encoding AAA family ATPase has product MTLKLPPQMQKITDDLDKLLDVMPPRIRHALEKHPKKESLIEIVLDLGRQPEARFSEGSEYLSDELVTREDLAYCVSRVGHFSSDNRAGIERTLHRISCIRNRQGDIIGLTCRIGRAVFGTIAMIRELVESGQSILLLGRPGVGKTTALREIARVLADELGKRVVIIDTSNEIAGDGDIPHPAIGRARRMQVARPELQHQVMIEAVENHMPEVIIIDEIGTELEALAARTIAERGVQLVGTAHGNSLENLIKNPTLSDLIGGIQSVTLGDEEARRRGCQKTVLERKAPPTFQIAIEMWERQKWVVHEDVAHTVDCLLRGKQPIPQLRQINEHGEVTITRDPSLLPARKLNLLQPASNSIVSNSSFDFRPPTGLRAQGKMAPVPPPTTAAHFEFEQMLEDSWYKEEKEGGKIRTPGPNGEDFPVYVYPYGIGKSNLEQVIELFKMPIVLTKDIDSADVLLALRSQAKNNSKLVQLAKERQLTIKTVKSNSIPQIVRALRELVGEEEENKPQSLNLGQFFTGDSDDELEALEEARLAVEQIVIPRGQPVELLPRNARIRKMQHELVAHYRLRSDSFGEEPNRRLRIYPA; this is encoded by the coding sequence ATGACATTGAAACTCCCTCCCCAGATGCAAAAGATAACTGACGATCTGGACAAACTACTAGACGTAATGCCCCCTCGAATAAGACATGCCCTAGAGAAACACCCCAAGAAGGAGTCTCTCATTGAGATTGTCCTGGATTTGGGGAGACAGCCGGAGGCGCGTTTTTCGGAAGGGTCAGAGTATCTCAGTGACGAACTAGTCACCCGGGAGGACTTGGCCTATTGTGTGTCTAGGGTAGGTCATTTTAGCAGTGACAACAGGGCTGGCATTGAGCGGACTTTACACCGCATCTCCTGTATCCGCAACCGTCAGGGGGACATAATTGGTTTGACCTGTCGCATTGGCAGGGCGGTGTTTGGCACTATTGCCATGATTCGGGAGTTGGTGGAAAGTGGTCAGTCCATACTCCTGTTAGGCCGTCCCGGGGTAGGAAAAACCACGGCCTTGAGGGAGATTGCCCGTGTCTTGGCAGACGAACTGGGAAAAAGGGTGGTAATTATTGACACCTCCAATGAGATTGCCGGCGATGGGGATATTCCTCACCCCGCCATTGGAAGGGCGCGGCGCATGCAGGTGGCCCGTCCGGAATTGCAACATCAGGTGATGATAGAGGCGGTGGAAAACCACATGCCGGAGGTGATAATAATTGACGAAATTGGGACGGAGTTGGAGGCTTTAGCGGCACGGACTATTGCCGAAAGGGGAGTACAGCTAGTGGGGACTGCCCATGGCAACAGCCTGGAGAACTTGATTAAAAACCCCACCCTCTCAGATCTGATTGGAGGCATTCAGTCCGTAACCCTGGGGGATGAGGAGGCAAGGCGGCGGGGCTGTCAAAAAACAGTTTTAGAGAGGAAGGCACCACCTACTTTCCAAATTGCTATAGAAATGTGGGAAAGGCAAAAATGGGTGGTGCACGAGGATGTAGCCCACACGGTGGACTGTCTTCTCCGGGGTAAACAACCCATTCCCCAATTGAGACAAATTAATGAGCATGGGGAGGTGACCATAACAAGAGATCCCTCTTTGCTGCCGGCAAGAAAATTAAACTTGTTACAGCCCGCCAGTAATAGTATCGTGAGCAACAGTTCTTTTGATTTCCGTCCTCCCACCGGCCTGAGGGCTCAGGGTAAGATGGCACCAGTCCCCCCCCCGACAACGGCAGCCCATTTTGAGTTTGAGCAGATGCTAGAAGACTCGTGGTACAAGGAGGAGAAGGAGGGGGGAAAGATACGCACTCCGGGCCCTAATGGTGAGGACTTTCCCGTTTATGTCTATCCCTATGGCATAGGCAAAAGCAACTTAGAGCAGGTAATCGAGCTGTTCAAAATGCCCATAGTCCTAACTAAGGACATAGACAGTGCGGACGTACTCCTGGCGCTGCGATCTCAGGCGAAAAACAATTCCAAACTAGTGCAATTGGCAAAAGAAAGGCAGTTAACCATCAAGACTGTTAAGTCCAATAGCATCCCCCAAATTGTCCGCGCCCTGAGAGAACTGGTGGGGGAGGAAGAGGAAAACAAGCCACAGTCCTTGAATTTGGGACAATTCTTCACGGGGGACAGTGATGACGAACTGGAGGCCTTAGAAGAGGCTCGTCTAGCCGTAGAACAGATTGTTATTCCCCGAGGACAACCCGTCGAACTGTTGCCCCGCAACGCCAGAATCAGAAAAATGCAACACGAGTTGGTGGCCCACTATCGCCTCCGCTCAGACAGTTTTGGAGAGGAGCCCAATCGTCGTTTACGGATTTATCCAGCCTAA
- a CDS encoding EutN/CcmL family microcompartment protein codes for MQIARVCGTVVSNHKSKALTGIKLLLVQFLDANGKPLPQYEVAGDTVGAGLNEWVLVTRGSSARREIGDERPVDAMVVGIIDTVTVGGELIYSKKEAERPY; via the coding sequence ATGCAAATTGCTAGAGTTTGTGGTACAGTTGTAAGTAACCACAAGTCAAAGGCCCTGACAGGGATAAAGCTGCTCCTGGTACAGTTTCTCGACGCCAACGGGAAACCCCTGCCCCAGTACGAGGTGGCTGGGGATACCGTGGGGGCAGGGTTAAATGAGTGGGTGTTGGTGACCAGGGGCAGTTCCGCCCGCAGGGAAATAGGAGATGAGCGGCCAGTAGATGCCATGGTGGTGGGGATTATTGACACTGTCACTGTGGGGGGTGAACTAATTTACAGCAAGAAAGAGGCTGAAAGACCATATTGA